The window CAGTAGGTCAACCgtcagagaaaaaaaatggagaTTTTTGTGACCTTGTGCCGGTGGCTTTCTGAGACCAGCGCTGGGATTCCTTTTATAATAgtcttttcttctttgttttccaGTCTTATGGCTTTATTTTCGATCTTTTCCCTAAGTTTTCGGAGATATTTTCGTTTGCCGTCAGCTTTTGTAATATGAGTTATGCTCGTTTTGCTATGTTTTATTGTTGTAATGGTTATCGCAGATTGTTCGACGAGTTCAAGAGTAAACTTTTTGGAAGGAATATCCTCCTAAACAACTTTAATCAAAGAAAAATATCTATCTTTATCTAGAGAACTTTTCTCGTGTAGGCAACACAAGTGACTGCAGCCCGTTGTGATCCGGGAAACCACTTCGATTGTCAACAAGCGTGAAACAGGATCAATTTGATATCAATGTATTGTCATCATCCAACCAATCTTTGGTCTGGTTTTCATCATTGATTTCTCTTGTAATCGTAATTGCCAGATCACATTTTCTGTCAAGTTAGATTGTTTTCTCAAAAGCTTGTTTAGACTTTCTTGATGCATGTACCATATCAGCTGTTATGTTATTCTGTTTGATAGACAATATTGAATAAAAGAAGTCTTAGACGAAAAAGTTAATTAATTAACGAACGGATATTGAAAAATtctaccaatatatatatatatactattatttaaaatattttttgagtatatatatttatcatcgTATTTGGGGTtattaactaaataaataaattaacaatagatattaatgaattttactgataatatcataattaggtttatcttatatttagtttataattttaattgttAATATTATAGTCATGTTTTATCATTATCATAGTTgagattattaattaataaatatatactaacaatatatattaacaaattctactgataatatcataattagatttatcttatatttagtttatgattTTAGTGGTTAATATTATAGCCATGTTTTATGATTCTTATCGGAAATATTGATCCAAATTCACATTATTAcaacattaatattaattaggttTATACTATATTTAACAGGTTCTCTGATTCTTATTAgaaatattgatttaaaaacagattatttcaatattaaatttaatattaaagttAAAGCATCATTGAAATATGTGTCGTAGACTAGAAATTGAATACTTAtgctaaatattatatatatatatataatcatattcttaaattaattaatttatatttatacatgaCGAACATCAATTAGAACATCCCAATTAGAGAATCCCAAACAAACAAATTGATTCAATTAGACCACCCCAATTAGAGAACCCTAGTCATATTTATTTACACTATTTGTAAgttgaaaaatacatttttattatatagttttgaaGATATCCACCCTCTGCTACATCCTCACTTTGTAATGAAGATGTTTTATAGCAAtcttatttgaaaaaatattggattggtgttttgaattttaaaatgcctaacaatatataatatatttgattttattatttttaggaTATTTCATGAGGACTTTAGACGAGTTTCTCTCATAGTTTAAGATATTCGTTAATTACGTATGATTAATaaaaggggtttttgccaaaactaacccacaacttgattttaattccaaacctatacccaaacttgaatcaaatgcaaaactaacctaaaagcctagtgaaattacagctcagccccttgtgaccaaacaaaaaaacagaagccatttttacgaatatagccccagtaaatcgtctgagtcgtctgagatgttggaagtcgtctggacgactgaagtgtaagtcgtctggacgactgaagtgtaagtcgtctggacgactgaagtgtaagtcgtctggtaccagtttattttaaaaataatttataaatcttgtaaaaaaatatttagatgcgtaaaaaataaaaatcaagtaattataaacagttttaactgatataaattaagatatgataaaattgatttgttttgaagatatatgagtggaagtagtgaatcatgaaatactttggtttaggagtttggcaaacatatgttgtagtattgtatgtattgttagggttagattttggaaaactaaaatgtttttttcaaaaattagttttcacctatatgtgtttatttctgtgtatagtaaacacttttcaagtttgatttggttttatgaagtgtttaattagataattaagtttaggggttatgtttagggtgtggacgacttatatttcagtcgtctgttaaataatttacccggacgacgtatatttcagtcgtccagacgacttacaagtaagtcgtctggaaagtcttctattttagtttcccgctaaaaatatttaatttcccgctaaaaatattaaactcttctggacgacttacatgtaagtcgtctgttttaatttcttcaccagacgactgaaatgtaagtcgtccaggaagtcgtctgagtcaaaaatatttaatctaattggattttttgtctccctatataaagaaaaatttacacattctctctcctcctctcaaatggctgcaacaaaaatgtaatgttcatcattctaaaactctccaacctctctctaatctctttgacttgaaaacaccaaactttatatgaatttttcagttttgtctcatgtatttcttactaatctatctcttttgcaggtttttaatcaaatggtactcatcttccactaatttagaggtagatctattaattttagatatgtatttttgtgtgttctataaatgtagatttatctaatcttccactcattttctctatttttaagtcatttgaacgtttttgaatatgcaggtttttcagatctggatttgatgtgcaggtttttcagatctggaagacttctgggacgacttacctgttagtcgtctggaagtcgtctggaagtcatctggaagtcttctgacaaagtcgtctggacttccaggaagtcgtctggacttcctggaagtcgtctggacttccaggaagtcgtctggacttccaggaagtcgtctggacttccaggaagtcgtctggacttctaggaagtcgtctggatttttctgagcgttttggtaagttcttatgtctgatttttcttcatttggtaacttcttgttgtataaagttcttacttttttcccaaactaaaactctccaaacccactctaatctctttgacttgaaaacaccaaactttatatgaatttttcaattttgtctcatgtctttgttactaatctattttttttttgcaggtttttaattatttggtactcatcttccactaatttaaaggtagatctattatttttagatatgtatttttgtgtgttctgtaaaggtagatttatataatcttccactcatttttttctgtttttaagccatttgaacgtttttgaatatgcaggtttttcagatctggatttaatatgcaggtttttcagatctggaaaacttctgggacgacttacttgttagtcgtctggaagtcatctggaagtcgtctggaagtcgtctggacttcctaaaagtcgtctggacttcctgtaaagtcgtctggacttcctgtaaagtcgtctggaagtcgtctgaacttcctaaaagtcttctggcaaagtcgtctgaacttcctggaagtcgtctggacttcttagaagtcgtctgaacttcttaaaagttgtctggtcttgtctactcaagtggaatccaagcttgtttttgtagatgaatgatctataatagttttgtttgtgatctgttttatgaattgcatgtatactcttttagttctgaattttttgtaaaatcagtaataatgttttccaagatgtattaaatgtgctaacaatgtgtttacacatttacaaatcaatgaaataatagacttcagtagcctttttcttatctttggatctctcatatgcaataataaactccaatggcctttttctcatcttaataaacaagaatgttggtaagagatggaaacaaacaatagtaactagtcaaagcatatcatattttttataagtttgcattgaaaaacttagtcaaatttagtaaaactaagggagagaacatattttgtaaatatgagttttacatatcttgaagttacttatcactcttaaaaatacaagttattcataaactaacgtagaagacttaaaaactagtggagaagacgcggacgacttcaatctaagttgtctagacgactaaactatatgtcgtctggtcaacgcagaggttatttttgcaattgactttgaaatctgttatttcggacgactgaaagttaagtcgtctactattgtttggttaaaaaaaaactccaaaaaagctagacgacttacatttcagtcgtcagaggttagttttgcatttgactggattatttcagaagtttgactttttggacgacttacgtttcagtcgtctagtgaaaattaaaataataatatttttttaaaagtagacgacttaaagttaagtcgtcataggttagttttgcaattgaaaaaaaaacttcaagatttaattatatacagacgacttataattcagtcgtccacgagacgactgaaatgtaagtcgtccaggatttacgaggtttgaccagaatctcggaaaaaaatcctggacgacttacaattaagtcgtctggtggacgactgaattataagtcgtctgtgtataattaaatcttgaagttttttttttcaattgcaagactaacctatgactacttaattgtaagtcgtttactttaaaaaaaatattattattttaattttcgccagacgactgaaatgtaagtcgtctggggaagtcaaacttctgaaattatccagtcaaatacaaaattaacctatgacgactgaaatgtaagtcgtctaggttctttggaattttttttgaatccaaacaatagtagacgacttaactttcagtcgtctcaggttacagattttaaagtcaattgcaaaaataacctctgcgttgaccagacgacttccaggtaagtcgtctacagccagacgactgaaaggtaagtcgtctacagccagacgacttcccaagtaagtcgtctgacgaacagatctggaaaaaaactcgatgtcataccttaaattagtgagataagttccttagcatacataaggcttctccaagcacacagaatcacaaacggaagtcacccacccataatcgttagcttctatgactctatgaaccataaaaattttagaatcaaaatcttgagtttttttagctcattgtggagagaaagtgagagatatgttgtgtttaggtcacaagaatggaaaaagaagaagggtaaatcgattttaggagcattaagagcttcaaattggttgttcatggtggttgtggtattgatgacaatggcaatcttgtaattacttgaagatgatgagggtgagagagtaaaaatgtcattttcgaaaaaaaaaaataaaaaaaaaatggatggcattttcgtaaattatatgaacttgtggggtgaatagggcaaaaccaattttcaaaaaaaaaggaggttagttttgtgtttgactttaagttataggtcaattttgcaaaaatccctttATTTTTctccatatttattttatataatcaaGTGATGTTTTAGCAGAAAAATGAATCAAAAGGTGATGATGTAAAATTTTGGCTTTGAAGTTACTAAGATGtgtctttaaaaaaaagttactaaGATGTGTTCTTTTAaaccttaaaaatatatataatcactTGAGTGTTTAAtcaattatttgatttataaaatagttttaaaatgattaataaatAGTTTGCTTTATTAAAAATGTGACctaatattttacattatttgAACACAagattaattattgttttatttgaaAACAGAGATATATTGTAGTATAATATTTTCCTATCTTTGAAAACAAACATGGATTTCCCTTTATTATTATTAGCTGGTTGAATATAGCCGATAAAAAACACATAGTGGTGGTTGATATAAAGCATAGATGAAGAAGCTGCATATTCCTTTATTTGGAAAAATTAATCATCTAACTCGGGAAGTACTTGGTAGTAGAAATGGCCTCCAGTTCGACTTGAACCATCAGTGTATCATCCACAAGAAAACCCTTTGATGAATCTCTGAGATCATCAAAAGAGACGAACTCACTGAAACCCCATCCAAACGATGTTATTCCGTACCAATTCTCCACTGTCAGGAAAAAAATGGAAGATCACAGGAGAGCACTCATTAACCGTTTGTAAAATGTTTTCATTGCGAAGAATATTATAGTATGTGCTTACGTTCCATCTGGATGTTGCCGAGTTTTAGTTGGTTTAGAACTTGAAACTTGGCTAGAACGTAAACCGCCTCATAGGCTCCGGTTCTCTGGTTCGCAAGAAGGTGAAAAAACAATGACACCGCTTTTCCACTTCCGCTGCCACTACCACTTGAATTTATTCCTAATTGCCTGGTCATCATGTGGAACACATTTTGGTAACTCTATAACAAGAAGCTTTTTTTTGTCACCAGTATGCATTAAGTATGCCAGGTTTGAATCCAAATGGTGACAAGAATAAAGTTACTATGTTAAATCATGAAACAAAacgttttatattttgaattaatGTGGACCCACCATTTTCTTCCTGCGAAGGAGATGACATCTGAATAAGTATATCGGGTCAGCGTGGAGAATCCCCTAATTGTCCAGGTGAATCTGTCTGAACGCTTACTAAAAGATAAAAGTTCTGATTTCTCAAAAGGCTTAGGAACGGTTACATCTACACCAAACTCGGAGTGGTCTCCATCATAAAGGTAACCGTTTTTTAGGTCTTTGAAGGTATCAAGAGGGAGAACCTGAGAGAATCCCCACATCGTGTTGAAGGCATTGAATCGGAATACATCCGTATCTACAGTTTAACACAACATATAAAGATTAACCACATTATCAAAACTTTACACATAGCAGCATCTTTCTTGTTTTTCCCATTTTTGATTGAAAATGGGTTTGTTGGGAaggattattttaaaaaaaagtttagcaaAGAAAACCTTGGATGGTGAAGTACTTCCTCTGGTTCCTGTTGAAGATGTAAAACCTGAGATCCGCATAAACCTCTTGATGTGCAGAAGCGTCGAGGCTCGACTTGTCAATGGCTACATAAAGGGAAAGGTAGCCTGAACCACCATCCTTGTTGTTCCCGTTGGGGTACACACGAAGAGTCCTATATACATAGTATGATGATACAATCAAATGAAATGTTTCgtatacataaatatttgataaaggTGAATAAATGATCAAATTATGAAAACTTACCAGTTGTATCCACCAGCCGAAAAAGGACGAGTTTCATAATATTCTGTTGAATTAAGGACTCTGTGGAAAGCCTCCATCTTCAAAGAGTAAGTCGATGGAGGACGTTCTCTCAGACCCTTCAGTGTGTTTGAAGAAGAGAGTTTATAATCACGCGATGAGATCTCTTGATGTTTTTGTAAGTAATGCATTTCTTCTTCCACGTTTGGGTTTGGTTCTGCACTTCCTCATCTGCTTAAAAAAACAGAGCATCTTGGTAAGACAAAACAAGACTGAAGATTTGCATCCAAatctcttatatactaaagtTCAAATCGTCTAGCTACTCAAATACAGACAGACAAGTGGAAAatgtttttcagaaaaaaataaaatttaattaattgttGACATAGTGGTTAAAAATCTGAGCCAATTACAAAgttaatcaattaaaaaaaagttattcaaCTGTAAAAAATAATTGCCCCTTTTTTATTGAACAACAAAATACAACTGCCCCTTACCACACAGAACTCCACGATTACTTTCACGGCACAAAAAAAGGTCTCTTCTATAGTTCTATATATAATCGATATTACTTTGTAGAAGAGATTACGTGTGTTTCACTTCATTTGGCCTTTGATCcattttgtttttatgtcaTTCTTATTGTAGTGCCTACTTTTGTAAAAGATGTCCCTTTTGGGAAAAGAATGAacgaataaaatatatatattttaaaagtattataaaattttagatataatatccACAATTTGTGGCTTTATGTAAAATGCAAATTAACACTCTTCAGCATTTTTTGAGAATAGTAGGAGATGGTGTTTacatttttaaccaaaaaatgtagttttcatacatattaatattaaggaattcaaaaaaattgtttgccTGTACGTAGTACTACTACGGGCCCAAACACTAGTATAGTATATAAAAGACATAGATACTTGAATATTATTGAGAGGACATATATACGCTGCGGATTTGTGTTGAAGTCATTGGTGATTTGTTGTATTACAGACTGGGAAGACGCATATGTGATGAAGAGACAAAGCAAGAGAGAGATAGTGTTTCTGTAGTGACACTTCATCTTTTTTTCCTCAGTGGAGTGAAGAGTGAAGAGTGAAGAGTGAAGAGAATAGTGAGATGCATTTATAAGCCTACATGGATGCTTTATGATTGCTGTCTATGGATGAGAACTCGGCACGATAATGTTAATATATGTTTGCAATGGAAAATcaaaatttgtaatattctttttgGGATGATTACTAACGTGGTTTCATTTAGCACCATTGGCAAATTTGAACCCATCTAAAGGTCGAGGTTGTAGTTAGCACTGTGCTGTATCTTTGTCGTTTTACTGTTAGTTAGGTGAGCtataaataacaataataaatcGGTCAATATCGACTACTCTTGGCCGGTAgatcaatattttgttttaactataaatttttttttttttttttttttttaacctctTTTAttccaattattaaaaaaaaacaagaaagagcTACAACTTTACACCTATAAGGCGCCCACAAACCGGGATAAAACTTTCAAAACCTTAACtatacaaagaaagaaaaagaactgCTGAACTACCTCGACTCTTCTTCACTTTTTCACCGCTTCAACTCTCCACCAAACTTCAAAATTCAACAATAcctcaccttcttcttcttctacttcttctttCTTCCCCTGCTAGAAAACGTTAAACCAAGTACCTAATAATGTAGTATCAGTCCTCCTAGAGTTGCTAGCTCTTGACAAGGGATCCAAACGGGCTTGTATGATTTGCTTCATCTCAAGAATCACGGCTTGGGCTGGTCGGAAAGCTTGATTATGAATTCGAACATTTCTCTCCTTCCAAATACTATACAAGGCTGCCTGGAACACAAGCTTTGCGATCAGCTTCACAAACTCATCAGGCGAAGGGTTTCTAAGCCATCTAAGTCCATCTTCAAACAAAGCAGGAGGGTAGAGATTCAATCTTGAGCAAAAAAATGTCCACACCTCGGTACTATAAGGGCAATCAAAGAAGAGGTGTTGCCTCGTCTCATCCGCCGCATTGCATAAAATGCAAGTTGCCGGCACTTGCAGGCCCCAACTCCGCATTCTATCTCTCGTTCCCAGCCTGTTGCGAGCAATCACCCAAGTAATAAAAGCATGTTTCGGAATCCTCCCTTGAAACCAAACTTGGCGGTGCCAAAAAACTGTTTCCCCCTGTGGGTGCAAAGCTTCCCAAGTAAACGCAGTAGAGAAGGTACAAGAAGCTACTCTGTTCCCTGGTTTCCAGAGATAAATGTCTTCCGCTTCTGAATTAAGTATAGGGGCAGCTTCAGGTAAACACTCCCGTAGCATAGTAATGAGTCTGTTTCTGCTACGGCTTCTTCTAACCCACCAATCACCATCTCTCAATGCTTCCGCTACAACTGCATCCACATGTAGTCCAGTAACCCCTGGTCCTCTAGGACCAGTGAGATCAATCAAAGGACCTAGAGACGTCCAGTTATCATGCCAGAAACGAGCA of the Brassica rapa cultivar Chiifu-401-42 chromosome A03, CAAS_Brap_v3.01, whole genome shotgun sequence genome contains:
- the LOC103860082 gene encoding uncharacterized protein LOC103860082, producing MHYLQKHQEISSRDYKLSSSNTLKGLRERPPSTYSLKMEAFHRVLNSTEYYETRPFSAGGYNWTLRVYPNGNNKDGGSGYLSLYVAIDKSSLDASAHQEVYADLRFYIFNRNQRKYFTIQDTDVFRFNAFNTMWGFSQVLPLDTFKDLKNGYLYDGDHSEFGVDVTVPKPFEKSELLSFSKRSDRFTWTIRGFSTLTRYTYSDVISFAGRKWQLGINSSGSGSGSGKAVSLFFHLLANQRTGAYEAVYVLAKFQVLNQLKLGNIQMELENWYGITSFGWGFSEFVSFDDLRDSSKGFLVDDTLMVQVELEAISTTKYFPS